The window GAAAGGAAAGACAATATAGTTTTATATCTATAGTTTTCTTGTCTGAAGCAACGTTTCAAGAGAATGAATTCATCTTTGGAAGTTGTTGTGCGATAGAGATAAAGATTGACGAATGTGGAGGATTGTATGAGAGTGTAAAAAGTTTTTGAGACACCTTTGAATCTCATGAGAGATTTCACTGAAAGTCTCAAAAGTATATATATTACCACATCCTCGGGCATCTTCTTCATAATTCCATCCgccatatatatttattttagggaaattttcataaagcactatcttttagtagtaattagtcatctatagataccatttgctatattataGATTATAGATActttttatgtggttataagatgtatttgatgtatttaagctattgtattgtattcatgaatacaatagcaaaaatatgcgtgaatcagggaagtccagctaatcggttgttgtattcgagtgtattcgactgtattcatggagagaaacatgggattacagctggacagattattgtattcgactgtattcacagcgtgaaataggggattacactgtttttaaaacagaaagtgaatcaattaacataatagactcctaatataactcaacaaactcaattataacacacaaattttgtattttcagttataaaaaagattctcaaccgaaaataccccaaaaacatagtattcttcagagaaattatttaatacatttgaatacataaattatatcaattaaaaaaacttatgaatacattcatgacatatagcgagacagtgaatacaattgaaaaaaaagaaatacatagaatacagcgagatacattgaaatacaatgagaaaaaaaaggcagtgaatacaatgaaatacatggaatacaacgagacacattgaattacaatgaaaaaaaagacatgaatacaatgaaatacatgaaaatacattgaaatatattaacagaaaatcaagttgctcagccccaacctccatcgtctttgttcaagaacaaaccaaCCGAATTATATGTCGGCAGCTGCTGTCTTTGCAATCTTTAGGTTGCCAATGCCATTTAGTATAAAAATTATCAGGTCTACCATTCTCAGAACAACGAAAGCCTTCATCCAAGAACTTACAATCCTTTGATTTATACAGTGGATAAATTTCATCCCAAACCCAATTCTCATAAAAAAGATCACAACTTTCTGCTCCCTTTTCCAAAAAATCCAACTTTTCAATCTTGTTATATGGGACAGACGATCCATTGAGCCCAATCAACGTAGCAAACAAGGATGTTTGATGATACAAATGAGgccctttgtttacttttctgtAATCCAACAAAAACAGACACAAGAATAAGCAAACAGTGAAGAAAAAGCAACCAAGTACACCTGGTGATGGCTCAAAAAGCTTCAAGCgtttgaatttcttgaaaattttaaattgggTCATTGTGTTGAAGAATCTAGGAGATGGGCTTTGCACAAATCCGGTGGAAGGAGGAGGAGATCAgaaattttaatgggatgggggaagagaatgggatgtatcaaagtagagagagaaagaaaatagtgtaactgattagtgtatttagtggcttagggctaggaggtaaccaaaattaaatattttgctataaaccttaaaaggtatttatagaatataatttttttaaatgatatttatttaaaataaataaggtgttaacctttgctataggaggtaaaaattcctttattttacacGTTGGAGAAAGATTATTTTATGTATTGGTTCTAATAATTGATCGTACGAAACTTCATTGAACACAAACCTTAGAAAATTGAGAAGATGGTGTCGTTTGACCTTGTGAGCACAAACCTTTTTGGGAAAACCTTAATTGCGGAAACACCTGTCCTCATAAATATGCCATGCCATGTGGAAATCGGGAAAAAAATCCAGTCAAGTATTATTGCCTCAAGCAATATTACCGTGGATTGTTGCAACCAAAATTAAAGAGTCAATTTCATTTTATCCCTGTTAATATTTAAGGGTTGGGAAAGGATACCCCTCTCATCTTTTGAATGGGTAAAACGTAAAAGAAACCCCCTTGAGTAATATTTTCTGGTGAGACAGAGAATTTATTTACAAAATGTATTTAGAACGTGGCTTTTGTGTGGAGTATTTTGTTTACTTTACGTGAGAGTTTTATGAGATTGAAAAATATGctagacgctccccatgattcaccatggtcagaaatggtgatgatggcaaatgttccctcgtccgatgtcgagcctaggctctgataccaactgttacgcaacgccttcctgatgatctttggaagggcaacgtaaggctaagcaaccgatgtcagtgcggttgttgtccgccaatgaggtcctcgccgcacgctagactagattgtcagtgccgtgcgggaaaaccaatgtcgtgagcaattgcggaagctgagagagaattgggttttgaatgctgatgatgattttattgatgactgaaaatgatgattacaatgatgtggtgtcgagggggagagacaccagaaaatgctgattgaaatgtttgattgtttggtcccccttaataatgcttaaaaaaaataaaccaacattacaagactagtcctaataaagctgtagaagcacactgaaatgaaaatgatgtaaactagcctatgattacaatgaaaaggacttagattattacaaggaaaaactaagtccgatggcagcatctttgtcttgcgggtctgcgcgcgcgttgctgtgggcgcgcgcgacacttgatgtgctggcctgaggctgggcactggtgcttggcatcagggtctgtgcgcgaggcgctgctggaatgggcctgcagctgggcgctggcgaggcatcaggatctgcgcgcgcggcattgtcagggcgcgcggcgctgttgtcattggccagcccttgggcgctggcgagaggcatcggtggggcgacagaggcacatgcgcgcttgtcacttggcgcagccaagaccacggggccgaccatggcgctaggcattgtgaggcttgctaggccgccatggggcgcggccaaggggtcatggggcatgtctggaaagcagcccatgacattctcccccacctgagttggcgccgtcctcggagccttatgatgatgatgatgatgatgattctgatggttgttggatgggaggtctgcgcccctctgttgtttgagcttgctgttgtagcgaagcaatgatttcatgcggctgacatggaagactggatggatcttccaccaggatggagtttttacctggtatgtggactccccaatgcgtttttcaatgggcaggggcccgatgtatttttgttgcagccgagggtcatgggtcctttctgcaaacaagtaccgctttgggatgcatagcattactttgtcccctggttgatgttgggcaaagcaaagcttctgttcggtgaacctttttgcccgctcttgggccctgatgagatagctccgcactatctccatgttgcgctcccattcgctcgagaagttggcagctcgaggagatttcgacatggttgatgcattcaccgtttgcgggagaagcggttgctgtccggtaacaatttcaaaagggctcttgtttgtatgatggctcttttgagaattgaaacacagttgagcagcatccaggagcttcacccaatgcttctgtgatccggttgcgaagttgcggagatattcctccagcatgtcatcgaaccggtctgtctggccatccgatggtggatggatgtctgtgttgtgactcaatgttgacccaaagcacctgaagagatgggtccaaaagttgctagtgaagcgtgagtcgcgcctactaacaatgtttttgggcaggccccaatgtttgacaatgtgcgagaagaagagtcgagctgtatcttctgctgagatgttttgcggggctgctatgaaagttgcatagtctgagaactgatctatgacaaccatgatggatgcaagattgccgacttggggcaatcccgtgatgaatctgagggaaacactttcccatggtctctgagggacatatgatggctgcgagggtcccggttgtgatgagtgatccgacttgtccttgtggcatggctgacaagtcttcacacgatAATGAGTgtcaccagtcttttgaggccgatgacatgatggctgattgttgctgcgaagggTAGCCTGAACCTGAGGTTCATGTCtgttgactaccttctccaattgcatggccgagatgttttcagcggccatctttatggggaagcatggtatggtgcagggcttggcgcctttttctcccatcatcaggagcatgttggcaaaTGGTACTggaatggtgttggtttgcctcatgaactccaaacccactatgatgtcgaaatcatctatgattgcgatgcgcaggtcgatgcttcctttgtatgggccaagtttcactgtgacatttgtagctgttccacccaatgtctgaggtggtgagttgatagccttgatgcggcctttgctcttttgtaccacaagacctaggcgctctacttgtgttgatgacaagtagttatgggtggcacccgtgtctatcaatgcgtgaaggggtttgccgttcactttcaattcgacaaacattagggtcctcgcttgtttaggaggcctctcgtccatcttttctttccctttcttggtgatagggactgatgttttcttaggaggacatgcactggtccccgctaaggcatgtgggatagagccaacaattgcattgaaggcgcctacctggttGTCTTCAGATGTGTCTGATGCATCTGTCTCATCCTCGAcagtctgatgagcattgaccttgatgtttgggcattcattgttccaatgtgccccgccgcaatgacggcattctgagggaggctttctcccctgattgttgttgatggatgcagcactgttgctgttggagggaggagtcttagttttggatgcactccgatctccccacttttgcttgggccaccattgctgggatggtgcccgttggatccccctcggacagacggctgggtcctgtcgttctgagttcccaaatgatagtcgccaaggcattctgcagcttgaatggccttgggcagggtgtctacccgttgtcgctgtagttccatacgggcatgaggtttcaaaccttctatgaatgcgaagagtttgtctttgtcccccatgtcgcgtatgtttagcatgagtgcagagaattcgcgcacgtactccctcactgatctggtgtggcggaggtcccgtagctttctccttgcattgtattccacattttcgggaaagaactgcaggcgtatAGCTACCTTCAATTCGTCCCATGTCtgaagagtatcttcaccggccttgatggcttcatatttgacccgccaccaaagtttggcatcgccctgaagatacatggcagcagtcgctacctttttggattcctccaaatagcccacggcatcgaagtattgttcgatgtcgaagatgaagttttccacttctttagcatcctgggatccgtcgtatggctttggctccggtatcttaagcttttgtggaatgggggtgaggtCTGTTGCACCCCTGATGTGATGGTCGCCTTCTTGAAGTAGGCTCTgtaaggcagcattgacaacattgagcttgtcagtcaagtcgtttatggtttgctgcatggcagttagtctgtctgcctcatgttgctgatgggctaaatcgtcggcacgctcctgttggaggtcctcaaatttgccatgaatattggcaatttcaatggttgccgtttgtcggtcctcgtcggagtcacgactgatgtttgcaatgtcattttcggcctgccgcattcggcggtccaggtcgtccaacctttgcattaggttgttgttttgatcaggcaccgtatccacgatgggtcgtaatcggtcaaccgtctcttctagggatgctagacgctccccatgattcaccatggtcagaaatggtgatgatggcaaatgtttcctcgtccgatgtcgagcctaggctctgataccaactgttacgcaacgccttcctgatgatctttggaagggcaacataaggctaagcaaccgatgtcagtgcggttgttgtccgccaatgaggtcctcgccgcacgctagactagattgtcagtgccgtgcgggaaaaccaatgtcgtgagcaattgcggaagctgagagagaattgggttttgaatgctgatgatgattttattgatgactgaaaatgatgattacaatgatgtggtgtcgagggggagagacaccagaaaatgctgattgaaatgtttgattgtttggtcccccttaataatgcttaaaaaaataaaccaacattacaagactagtcctaataaagctgtagaagcacactgaaatgaaaatgatgtaaactagcctatgattacaatgaaaaggacttagattattacaaggaaaaactaagtccgatggcagcatctttgtcttgcgggtctaCGCGCGCGTTgttgtgggcgcgcgcgacacttgatgtgctggcctgaggctgggcactggtgcttggcatcagggtctgtgcgcgaggcgctgctggaatgggcctgcagctgggcgctggcgaggcatcaggatctgcgcgcgcggcattgtcagggcgcgcggcgctgttgtcattggccagcccttgggcgctggcgagaggcatcggtggggcgacagaggcacatgcgcgcttgtcacttggcgcagccaagaccacggggccgaccatggcgctaggcattgtgaggcttgctaggccgccatggggcgcggccaaggggtcatggggcatgtctggaaagcagcccatgacaacACGCATggtaaatatatatgtataagtgAAATTTTTCATAATAAGTAAACTCAAGCTATCATTAATGATATggtgtccatctcattcaaattatttggtagccaattttgttgacttggtttggtttggtaaccaaccttgttgaattagtataatttggtagccaattttattgacgtgatttggtttggtagtcaaccttgttgaaattgtgaaaagagtgtataaattgtcaaatattgtagactTTAAAGAGTGGggttttggctataaaaggagagcctTAACTCTCATTTCGACACACCAACAAAGAGTGAAAGATAGAGAGCAAGGTATTCcataaactataagaaaatagtttgtgaagaaaaatagagtgtgagagatattgtagtgaggtgaaatagcaaaagagtatttttttcttttgagagtgtagtggtcttaggagtattcgtactcgttactacacagtgtaaaatcctcgctatagtgatatcagttgctcttcttggccgtggtttttcccttattcagaagagTTTCCACGTAACATCTTGGTGTCATTATTGTTGCATTTCTATTCTTGCTtatttaaccataacttagtgttccgcgtttatcactaataccgtgaatattatttttatggggtttattcccaacaagtggtatcagagcgaaggttctgtctgagtatgctctgtggttgcagcacagACTGAACTTTcacatcagaaaagaattactttggtCTCATAATAAATAGTATTTATATTTGTGATAAACGATAGAAGCCAACACTAGTAGAATGGTTACTTTGAATGGCACAAACTATGTCATTTGGaagggcaaaatggaagatttgttCTATGTCAAGAATTTTCATCAACCTGTCTTCGCCACTATAAAGCCTGATAATAAATCAGATGAAGAGTGGAATTTGTTACACATGTAGGTTTGCGGCTTTATTAGACAGTGGGTTGACGATAATATTTTGAACCATATTTCCGGGGAAACACATGCTCGGACCCTATGGGAGCACCTTGAAAGTTTGTATGCTCGGAAAATTGGAAATAACAAGATGTTTATGATAAAGCAGATGTTGGGTTTAAAATACCATGATGGTTCTGCGATGACAGATCATCTGAATAATTTTCAGGGGATCATGAACCAGTTATCTGCTATGGGTATtaaatttgatgaagaaattcaAGGCATGCTTCTACTTGGTTCCCTACCAGATTCTTGGGAAATTCTTAGaacttcattatcaaattctGTTCCGGATGGTATGATCTCTATGGATCTTTCCAAGAGCAGCCTTTTAAATGAAGAGATGAGAAGAAAATCTCAAAGTTCCTCCTCATCAGATGTCTTGGTGACTGACTCTAGGGGGAGAAGAAAGAATCGgggttctcaaaatagagaaCATAATAGAAGTAAATCCAGAAGCAGACTTAAAGATATTGAGTGCTATCATTGCGGGAAAAAAGGGCACACAAAGAAGTTCTGCCGGATTCTAAAAAAGGAGAATAGAGACAAGGAAGAATAGAAAGAAGATGGCAATCGTGTGACTACCGTCACTACAGAAGATCTTGTTACCGTCCTTGATGCAGATCTGATAAATATTGCTTATGATGAGTCAAGCTGGGTTGTGGACAGTGGTGTCGCATCTCATGTGATATCAAGGAAGGAATTTTTCTCATTCTATACTCAGGGTGACTTTGAAACTTTGAGTATGGGTAATGAGATTTTATCTAAGGTGGCTTGTGTTGGAACGATTTGTTTGGAAATTAGTATTGAaactaaactagttttaaacaatgtaaaacatgCACCTGATGTTCGTTTGCACTTGATCCCTGTTGGTGTTTTGGATGATGATGGATATGTTAGTACCAACGGTGCTGGAAAGTGGAAGCTCACTAAGGGTTCCATGATTGTGGCTCGTGGGGAAAAGCATCGTGGTCTATACTAGACTAAGGCCTCTACCTGTG is drawn from Nicotiana tabacum cultivar K326 chromosome 22, ASM71507v2, whole genome shotgun sequence and contains these coding sequences:
- the LOC142176242 gene encoding protein trichome birefringence-like 11; translation: MTQFKIFKKFKRLKLFEPSPGVLGCFFFTVCLFLCLFLLDYRKVNKGPHLYHQTSLFATLIGLNGSSVPYNKIEKLDFLEKGAESCDLFYENWVWDEIYPLYKSKDCKFLDEGFRCSENGRPDNFYTKWHWQPKDCKDSSCRHIIRLVCS